The Penaeus vannamei isolate JL-2024 chromosome 15, ASM4276789v1, whole genome shotgun sequence genomic interval aaaataacatcgaaAAGAACATTTATACGAGCGCTCCCTTAAAACACCCAAAGAACCAGTGATAAATATGGAGAAGATACAAAAAATGCGCAAAATAGTATTTCGCGAAAATGACGATTAGCTGTGGGGCGCAGAGGCTTCATCGGTGATAATTGcatctcgcttttctctcttttatcatgtatatctttttatcgTGTTATCCCTGAtaattctatttgtttgtttgtttctttattttggttttctcttttggCCCTCGTTTCACTCTCtaggttttatttttctttctttctttctttctttaaatttcattttcttccatagtcttttctccctttttcaccattcattttcatttctcctttctccttttattctgaatatctctttctttatacacCTTTTTCATGTCTTCTCATATCAATACACTCATTATATTCTTGTATTCTTGTCTACTTCATCTTCAggttttgttttttatagtttatttttttctcattccttgtatcatttcaatttttttctactttatctaCACTCGccatatttctatatctttttacAGTCTTAAAAAAACagcttacattttttttattctacaagCGAAATATCGTAAAGGATAAGAAGAATATCAGGACTATTATGTATGCTATTGATATTatgctattgacattattatcactcttattgtatttcttaattttcttttccttcttttcttttgtttcttttttaagggaggagatggaattttgttcattcattttcattctgtaGAGGTTGGACACACAAATAAATTTACATGGTAAATATTTACGTTTTCAAATTGCTGATATAATCTAATTAGTACCACTGAGTTTAATCTGAGAAAATATTTGAtgtctggtaattatgataatgattgtagctCATTGGGATTTACAGACTGATCTTGCATGCATTAATATGTTGAACAGTTGAATAAATTATGTGTTTTGTTCGTGAAGGCATTGCTCTACTCAAGAAAAACATGAATACTGGGTGAAATTTTATTTTCTCAATTTAACATTGATTATTTTATTAATCCATAAGAGCATTGTTTAATACAAAAATATTGCAGTAttcaaaataacaatcataaaacagAACAGTATTAGAACTTTGTTCAGCATTTTAGCATCTATCAATGCATGACTTTCACTTATAGTGAACTGTGGGTCGGGAACCGCAGATTTTCTCTCCTTTGCAAGGCTCGTCACGGCTGTCCGTCAGAAATCATGTTCCACGCTACAAGAAAGGCAATTAATTTTCATCAAATAAAAATTGTCGTAATACTGGAAATGAACCTCAAGTCTACAAAACAGCTGATATGCAAATTTCATAATTCATTCATGTATCTTCCTTTATCATTCGGAACAAAGCATAACTTAAGCCTCACCTGAAAGTGTCCTCGAGAGTGACCTCAAGGGAGGGGGCATTCTCGGGAGAGGTCACCCTGAACTTGAGCCCGTAACCTTCTCCGGGTGTGTCCACCGCAAGGTCCAAAAAGACCGCTTGACCCTGAGAGTAAGGGACGGTGGTGGAGCCCTGCAGCCGCGCACCTGGAGGCCCTCCTTCCAGACTCGCCGTCAGCATCCAGGGGGAGCCTTTGCTGCCCAGGCTGGTGACTCTGGTGCCCTGTGGGAGAGAGGGCATGGCTGGGATACTTGGCTTTAGGTTCGTCTTCTTGCAACAAATGAATGGCAGGTATAAACTGAGACTGAAACTACACAATGACAAAATCGCTGTTTAAACGTCTGGTAATTAAATGAACAACGAGATTAATTCATACACCGGTAGACAAATCCTAGTCCATGAATGCAAGACCCTCCGCCCGAAACAGAATCCGGAAACTCACATCTTCTGCGAACACGGCAACGACCACCGCAAAGGCTTCGTCGGCCATCACTACTTCAGGAGGCTCCAGCACGACCTCCGCGTACGCCGGCCGAAGGAACACCTCTCCTTCGAGAAGCTGGTCTAGCTCCTCCTTCTCCAGTTGCTGCTGGCGAACGCTGTACAGAGGGGCGTCGTGTGCGAGCAGGGCGGCGAACTCCTCATTTGGAGATTGCATTTCCGGGACATCAGGGGGGGCGACGGGGTACTTGACCTTCGGGAAAACAATAAGttcgaaaaaaatgtgaaaagaatTTCAACAATTGTTgatacataaaaatgataaatataaacaatgattTAAGAACTCCAAAATAAAGTACTTTAAATAGAAGAATTGCGAACAATAATACGCAAACAACTATTTTGCAAGTAACTTCGAGAAATGGAACAAAGAGACCAGAGAAAGGAACCCCACATTTACAAACGacaaacaaatcatatttcaAAAGTAGATTACTTAAACACAACCAAACTAGTTGAAACAGACAGTCACGTATACATACAAACGAACTGACACAAACCCACTTACTTTGAGACTGACGATGTTCGCGCCGCACCCAAGGCTTTGGAAACAGTCGACGACAACCCCGAGACGATTCAACAGGTCGTCATAAGTCAGGGCGTCTCCCCTTATGGCCTGCCCCGCCCCCCGGAGGGAGCTCAGCGGGGCGCCGCTCACCTCCACCTGGAGAGAGTTTCGGAATTTTAGGGTTGCTGTAACTGGTCGTCGGGGATGGTTGTTCgctgacacgtgtgtgtgtgtgtgtgtgtgtgtgtgtgtgtgtgtgtgtgtgtgtgtgtgtgtgtgtgtgtgtgtgtgtgtgtgtgtgtgtgtgtgtgtgtgtgtgtgtgtgtgtgtgtgtgtgtgtgtgtgtgtgtgtgtgtgtgtgtgtgtgtgtgtgaccttccCGGAATTCTtcgttgatgacgatgatagggACAATGacaatcatcaacatcaccatcatcatcgttatgatgatgatgatgatgctgatgataactgTCATTGTTGTCCTCAAAATCATTCTCTAACCATGAGGATTGTGACGATACTAAATGTTATAATGACAAGGAATACAATAtactacaaaaacaaaacaagaccaaagtgtagtaataaaaaaagaaaaaagaaactcacctcaacattaacaacagaagaagcgttcctcctcctcctcttccggccactcccctcgcccctcgAATCCTCCCGGACGATCTCCGTCACCCTCACGTTCTCAGGGGCAACGTTCAGCAGCAGCGCCACGTTCTgcacgacctcctccgcctcgtagAAGTCGTCCTCGCTCACCAGGATCCCCAGCGACAGGACGACCACCGGCGAGGTCCTGATGTCGTAGGAGTGGTTGCCTCCGCGGACGACCAGGTGGAGGAACTTCGACTCCCGCGCAAGGTAGTTCGATCCTGCggcctggggggtgggggggggggggggtgataacgacggcgagaaggaaaagaaaaaggaaatatagatacgaagagaaagggaaggaaagaggaaagaaacgaaaagataaataagaaaatatatcaaaagaaaggaatggaaaaaagtaaaaaagtagagaggaaaagaaagacaaaacagaggGAGGAAGTGTTTTAGTAAGAGGTGAAtggtgaaaaggaaaagaaaaattatagaaaagaaaaaggaaagaaaagaaacgaagaaaaaaaagaaaagaaaggaaaaacagaaaaaaattacaaaaagaaaagactgacaaagacaaaaaaaattaagaacagaATGATCATAAaccaaaccccccctccccacccatccactccgcccgcccacccgcacccaccccaagaccctcccctcacactcacatCCTGCAGCGTCGGATAGAAGGCCTCCGGGTCGTCGGGATTCTCGGGCAACAGCTGATAAGATCCCGGGTACGTCTCCGGGTCGACGTTggtgggagggacgaaggagcCGTCGACGTAGACGTCAAAACGCTGCGTCATCGGGTAGAAGAGACGCAGGAGGAGGACTTCGCTGGGGTCCGAGtgcaggaggtggaggcggagttcctgcaggagtgggaggagttaggagggagtaggggttggGTCGCCTTTGCTCTGATTGGTGGAAGGGTATTCTGGCGACATTATCCTGATCGGAGGTtagattcacacatacacacacacacacacacacacacacacacatacacacacacacacatatatatatatatatatatatatatatatatatatatgtgtgtgtgtgtgtgtgtgtgtgtgtgtgtgtgtgtgtgtgtgtgtgtgtgtgtgtgtgtgtgtatgtatgtatgtatgtatgtatgtatgtatgtatgtatgtatgtatgtatgtatgtatgtatgtatgtatgtatgtatgtatgtatgtaggtaggtaggtaggtaggtatatccccagaagaaaataaaaatccattacaaaagaagcaagcaagcaaaaaagtaATCCCCAaacagaaatttaaaaaatccagTGCAAAATAAACTAAATCTtgctcatcctccccccttccccctccttacctgcGGCGGAAGTGACGTCATGGCCACCTCGTACACCTGGCCGGAGGCGACGACGGAGTAGAAGGTGGAGAGGCGGCGCTGGCAGGTGTAGCCCAGGCACCATCCGTGGTCCATCGGGCCGTTCACGAGGTCGACGTATCCGCTCGGGCCTGcgacgggaggagagagacagcggGGGTATTTTAATCTGTTTCtcaagatagatgtagataaagacacgtggataaatagatattgatagtaatgataatttagttttgattcatttttttatattggaTTTTCTTTGCTGGGATATGCTATATGTTTCTTTGCTTCTATATtacccccctgtgtgcaaggaatggcctggGTCGctatccactggcagtgcgcggaATTGAACGTGggataagtaaacagatagatgtaacagagacacacaaacagatagatgtaacagagacacacaaacagatcgatgtaacagagacacgtaaacagatagatgtaacagagacacacaaacagatagatgtaacagagacacacaaacagatagatgtaacagagacacacaaacagatagatgtaacagagacacacaaacagatagatgtaacagaaacacgtaaacagatagatgtaacagagacacacaaacagatagatgtaacagatacacgtaaacagatagatgtaacagagacacgtaaacagatagatgtaacagagacacacaaacagatagatgtaacagagacacgtaaacagatagatgtaacagagacacgtaaacagatagatgtaacagagacacacaaacagatagatgtaacagagacacacaaacagatagatgtaacagagacacacaaacagatagatgtaacagagacacacaaacatatagatgtaacagagacacacaaacagatagatgtaacagagacacacaaacagatagatgtaacagagacacacaaacagatagatgtaacagagacacacaaacagatagatgtaacagagacacacaaacagatagatgtaacagagacacacaaacagatagatgtaacagagacacacaaacagatagatgtaacagagacacacaaacagatagatgtaacagagacacacaaacagatagatgtaacagagacacacaaacagatagatgtaacagagacacacaaacagatagatgtaacagagacacacaaacagatagatgtaacagagacacgtaaacagatagatgtaacagagacacgtaaacagatagatgtaacagagacacacaaacagatagatgtaacagagacacacaaacagatagatgtaacagagacacacaaacagatagatgtaacagagacacacaaatagatagatgtaacagagacacgtaaacagatagatgtaacagagacacacaaacagatagatgtaacagagacacacaaacagatagatgtaacagagacacacaaacagatagatgtaacagagacacacaaacagatagatgtaacagagacacacaaacagatagatgtaacagagacacacaaacagatagatgtaacagagacacacaaacagatagatgtaacagagacacacaaacagatagatgtaacagagacacgtaaacagatagatgtaacagagacacacaaacagatagatgtaacagagacacacaaacagatagatgtaacagagacacacaaacagatagatgtaacagagacacacaaacagatagatgtaacagagacacacaaacagatagatgtaacagagacacacaaacagatagatgtaacagagacacacaaacagatagatgtaacagagacacacgaacagatagatgtaacagagacacacaaacagatagatgtaacagagacacacaaacagatagatgtaacagagacacacaaacagatagatgtaacagagacacgtaaacagatagatgtaacagagacacgtaaacagatagatgtaacagagacacacaaacagatagatgtaacagagacacacaaacagatagatgtaacagagacacacaaacagatagatgtaacagagacacacaaatagatagatgtaacagagacacgtaaacagatagatgtaacagagacacacaaacagatagatgtaacagagacacacaaacagatagatgtaacagagacacacaaacagatagatgtaacagagacacacaaacagatagatgtaacagagacacgtaaacagatagatgtaacagagacacgtaaacagatagatgtaacagagacacacaaacagatagatgtaacagagacacacaaacagatagatgtaacagagacacacaaacagatagatgtaacagagacacgtaaacagatagatgtaacagagacacgtaaacagatagatgtaacagagacacacaaacagatagatgtaacagagacacacaaacagatagatgtaacagagacacacaaacagatagatgtaacagagacacacaaacagatagatgtaacagagacacgtaaacagatagatgtaacagagacacgtaaacagatagatgtaacagagacacacaaactgatagatgtaacagagacacacaaacagatagatgtaacagagacacacaaacagatagatgtaacagagacacacaaatagatagatgtaacagagacacgtaaacagatagatgtaacagagacacacaaacagatagatgtaacagagacacgtaaacagatagatgtaacagagacacacaaacagatagatgtaacagagacacgtaaacagatagatgtaacagagacacacaaacagatagatgtaacagagacacacaaacagatagatgtaacagagacacgtaaacagatagatgtaacagagacacacaaacagatagatgtaacagagacacgtaaacagatagatgtaacagagacacacaaacagatagatgtaacagagacacacaaacagatagatgtaacagagacacgtaaacagatagatgtaacagagaaacacaaacagatagatataacagagacacacaaacagatagatataacaGAGATacgtaaacagacagagacacgtaAAACGGCTGACATAAACTGAGAGGGACACAGGAATAGACATATGAACAGAGCCTGGGAAACAAAAGGATATAAGCAGACCGAGAACCGAAAACGGgcagatataaacataaataaaaacagcctaagacagccacagacagccaGTGAagtcaacagacagacacaaacagagatcCAAACAGCCAGAGAAGTCAACAGACGGCCACAAACAGCCAGAGAAGtcacagacagccacagacagagatccaaagagccagagaagtcaacagacataaacagacagccagagaagtcaacagacagacacaaacagagatcCAAACAGCCAGAGAAGTCAACAGACGGCCACAAACAGCCAGAGAAGtcacagacagccacagacagagatccaaagagccagagaagtcaacagacataaacagacagccagagaagtcaacagacagccacagacagagatccaaagagccagagaagtcaacagacataaacagacagccagagaagtcaacagacagccacagacagagatccaaagagccagagaagtcaacagacataaacagacagccagagaagtcaacagacagacacaaacagagatcCAAACAGCCAGAGAAGTCAACAGACGGCCACAAACAGCCAGAGAAGtcacagacagccacagacagagatccaaagagccagagaagtcaacagacataaacagacagccagagaagtcaacagacagagatccaaagagccagagaagtcaacagacataaacagacagccagagaagtcaacagacagccacagacagagatccaaagagccagagaagtcaacagacataaacagacagccagagaagtcaacagacagccacagacagagatccaaagagccagagaagtcaacagacataaacagacagccagagaagtcaatagacagccacagacaaagatccaaagagccagagaagtcaacagacataaacagacagccagagaagtcaacagacagccacagacagagatccaaagagccaaagaagtcaacagacagccacagacagagatccaaagaGCCAGAAAAGTCAACAGACAGCCACAAACAGCCAGAAAAGTCAACAGACAGCCACAAGCAGCCAGAGAAGTCAACAGACAGCCACAAACAACCACAGAATTCAACAGACAGCCACAAACAGAGATCCAAAGAGCCAGAGAAGtcaacagacataaacagacagagatccaaagagccagagaagtcaacagacagccacagacagagatccaaagagccagagaagtcaacagacagccacagacatagacccaaagagccagagaagtcaacagacagccacaaacaaccacagaagtcaacagacagccacagacagagatccaaagagccagagaagtcaacagacagccacagacagccagagaagtcaacagacagccacagacagagatccaaagagccagagaagtcaacagacagccacaaacagccagagaagtcaacagacagccacagacagagatccaaagagccagagaagtcaacagacagccacaaacaaccacagaagtcaacagacagccacagacagagatccaaagagccagagaagtcaacagacagccacaaacaaccacagaagtcaacagacagccacagacagagatccaaagagccagagaagtcaacagacagccacaaacaaccacagaagtcaacagacagccgcagacagagatccaaagagccagagaagtcaacagacagccacaaacaaccacagaagtcaacagacagccacagacagagatccaaagagccagagaagtcaacagacagccacaaacagccagagaagtcaacagacagccacagacagagatccaaagagccagagaagtcaacagacagtcgcagacagagatccaaagagccagagaagtcaacagacagccacagacagagatccaa includes:
- the LOC138864231 gene encoding splicing regulatory glutamine/lysine-rich protein 1-like is translated as MNRAWETKGYKQTENRKRADININKNSLRQPQTASEVNRQTQTEIQTAREVNRRPQTAREVTDSHRQRSKEPEKSTDINRQPEKSTDRHKQRSKQPEKSTDGHKQPEKSQTATDRDPKSQRNSHRQRSKEPKKSTDSHRQRSKEPEKSTDSHKQPEKSTDSHKQPEKQPQTEIQRAREVNRHKQTEIQRARERPKEPEKSTDSHKQPQKSPQKSTDSRRQRSKEPE